From the Oncorhynchus nerka isolate Pitt River linkage group LG28, Oner_Uvic_2.0, whole genome shotgun sequence genome, one window contains:
- the LOC115118839 gene encoding potassium channel subfamily K member 1-like, producing the protein MLQSLTSNSCVRLIQSHKSTWYFLLLVLGYILYLIFGAVVFSSVELPYEDRLRQELRTIKKLFLQDHECLSEERLEEFLEKALEASNYGVSILNNSSANWNWDFTSSLFFASTVLSTTGYGHTAPLSDGGKAFCIVYSVLGIPFTLLFLTAVVQRIMIFSTRRPVMYVSTRWGLSKPLVAMVHATLLAILAASCFFLIPAAIFSSLEENWNFLESFYFCFISLSTIGLGDYVPGESFNQRFRQIYKVGITVYLLLGLVMMLVVLETFCELQQLKTLRKMFYLKKEKPQDRLAILEHDHLAFTAVSHRNNSTSLREDNTKNLPFVSVPELASPGGDDPMIG; encoded by the exons ATGCTACAATCTCTAACTAGCAATTCGTGTGTGCGGTTGATACAAAGTCACAAATCGACATGGTATTTTTTGCTTCTAGTCTTGGGATATATTCTTTATCTTATATTCGGAGCTGTTGTCTTTTCATCGGTGGAACTGCCTTATGAAGACCGGCTAAGACAGGAGTTACGAACCATCAAAAAACTGTTCCTCCAGGACCACGAATGTCTGTCGGAAGAACGCCTTGAGGAGTTTTTGGAGAAAGCGCTCGAGGCCAGTAACTATGGAGTGTCCATTCTCAATAACTCATCGGCAAATTGGAACTGGGACTTCACCTCCTCGCTCTTTTTCGCCAGTACTGTATTGTCTACCACAG GATACGGTCACACCGCTCCGCTCTCCGACGGGGGAAAAGCTTTTTGTATCGTCTACTCTGTGCTCGGCATCCCcttcaccctcctcttcctcaccgcCGTGGTCCAACGCATCATGATCTTCAGCACACGCCGGCCCGTCATGTATGTGTCCACCCGCTGGGGCCTGTCCAAACCTTTGGTAGCCATGGTCCACGCCACGCTCCTCGCCATCCTGGCTGCTTCCTGTTTCTTCCTCATCCCGGCGGccatcttctcctccctagaGGAGAACTGGAACTTCCTGGAGAGTTTCTACTTCTGTTTTATATCTCTCAGTACCATCGGACTGGGAGATTACGTACCAGGAGAGTCCTTCAACCAGAGGTTCAGACAGATCTATAAAGTGGGCATCACTG tctaccTCCTCCTGGGCTTGGTCATGATGCTGGTGGTCCTGGAGACGTTCTGTGAGCTGCAGCAGCTGAAGACCCTGAGGAAGATGTTCTATCTGAAGAAGGAGAAACCACAGGACCGTCTGGCTATACTGGAGCACGACCATCTGGCCTTCACCGCCGTGTCCCACCGGAACAACTCCACCTCGCTCAGGGAGGACAACACCAAGAACCTGCCCTTCGTTAGTGTCCCCGAGCTGGCCTCGCCCGGTGGGGACGACCCCATGATCGGCTAG